A single Candidatus Deferrimicrobiaceae bacterium DNA region contains:
- a CDS encoding multiheme c-type cytochrome gives MSNRFKTISIGILILVYGSVYGGLALWRQYAAYSNPHAFMKDPARCSGCHLESKPEKGRPYQVMNFRRDIYSLCEQCHMLKVTHPVDVAPGRMTGNKLPLDADGTMTCVTCHAPHSAPFSNRMFTGRTTWEKVRDTLFPMLPGRFRTHFLRMATPRGELCERCHAGRSIATRRGEIKPTDPATYAGSKSCEKCHPSEYAQWGKTAHARMLRSPRKDPGALVAVFGATPPFPPSEIAYVLGSRNVQRFISRRGDSMVVRTPIWLIRAKKWNLSYWRELDWIRLCSGCHTTGMDPTQAAFAEEGIGCEACHGPGRKHAASTAKSDIVNPRRLPPDRRDMICEACHTAGHDSTGEFRFPAGFVPGADLTRHFFGLTPKPGQDDLSFKGDGSYEDRHRQFLFWQTQMLIVEGETCDLCKNFREARKETTGTGPQKMTPEEYCVSCHDGTIVTLARYHDHPEVASRRCQVCHPPVRNAAGEVSIHDHRFLPDSALQKNDFIPSPDFRSICFRCHPVPQSKGV, from the coding sequence TTGAGCAATCGGTTCAAAACCATCTCGATCGGCATCCTTATCCTGGTCTACGGATCGGTCTATGGAGGGCTGGCCCTATGGAGGCAGTATGCCGCGTACAGCAACCCGCACGCCTTCATGAAAGACCCGGCCCGATGTTCCGGATGCCACCTCGAATCGAAGCCCGAGAAGGGCCGGCCGTACCAAGTGATGAATTTCCGCCGAGACATCTATTCGCTTTGCGAACAATGCCACATGCTCAAAGTGACCCATCCGGTCGACGTGGCTCCGGGACGGATGACCGGGAACAAGCTGCCGCTCGACGCCGACGGCACGATGACCTGCGTGACATGCCACGCTCCCCACTCCGCCCCGTTTTCAAACCGGATGTTCACCGGGCGGACGACGTGGGAGAAAGTCCGCGACACGCTTTTTCCGATGCTTCCCGGCCGGTTCCGAACTCACTTCCTGCGGATGGCGACGCCCAGGGGAGAGCTGTGCGAACGCTGCCATGCGGGACGTTCGATCGCAACCCGGCGCGGAGAGATCAAGCCGACCGATCCCGCAACCTATGCCGGATCGAAAAGCTGCGAAAAGTGCCATCCTTCCGAATATGCGCAGTGGGGCAAAACGGCCCATGCCCGAATGCTGCGGAGCCCGCGCAAAGACCCGGGCGCACTCGTCGCGGTTTTCGGCGCCACTCCCCCCTTCCCTCCCTCGGAGATCGCCTACGTGTTGGGAAGTCGCAACGTCCAGCGCTTCATCAGCCGGCGGGGCGACTCCATGGTGGTGCGTACCCCGATCTGGCTGATCCGGGCCAAAAAATGGAATCTGTCTTATTGGCGCGAACTGGACTGGATCAGGCTTTGTTCGGGCTGTCACACTACAGGGATGGACCCGACGCAGGCTGCGTTCGCGGAGGAAGGGATCGGGTGCGAAGCGTGCCACGGACCCGGCAGGAAGCACGCGGCATCGACCGCCAAAAGCGACATCGTGAATCCGCGGAGGCTGCCCCCGGACCGGCGGGACATGATCTGCGAGGCGTGCCACACCGCCGGTCACGACAGCACGGGCGAATTCCGCTTTCCCGCCGGATTCGTACCCGGGGCCGACCTCACCCGGCATTTTTTCGGCCTGACGCCGAAGCCGGGGCAGGACGACCTCTCCTTCAAGGGAGACGGGAGCTACGAGGACCGGCACCGGCAATTCCTGTTCTGGCAGACGCAGATGCTGATCGTCGAGGGAGAGACCTGCGACCTGTGCAAGAATTTCAGGGAGGCGCGAAAGGAAACGACCGGTACCGGGCCGCAAAAGATGACCCCGGAGGAATACTGCGTTTCGTGCCACGACGGGACCATCGTGACGCTGGCCAGGTACCACGACCATCCCGAGGTCGCGTCACGCCGCTGCCAGGTTTGTCATCCACCGGTCCGGAATGCGGCCGGGGAAGTCTCGATCCATGATCACCGGTTCCTCCCAGATTCGGCGCTCCAGAAAAATGACTTTATTCCGTCCCCCGATTTCCGTAGCATCTGTTTTAGGTGTCACCCCGTTCCCCAATCGAAAGGAGTCTGA
- a CDS encoding TlpA disulfide reductase family protein: MKTRPSVALLAFALFLLAIVPTSSSALCVKVGEELPNVTLPTLEGESVSLHSFRGKIVMLAFWASWCPRCMDELTYLQGISKTSPDIVVVGINQESQNISRAHKERIKRSLKEGKIDFTVLVDENLDAWRTFCINALPTSIILDKKGVVRFAEPNYYWATQDKIAEIIQAIRLGK, from the coding sequence ATGAAAACTCGCCCTTCCGTTGCCCTTCTCGCGTTTGCGCTATTCCTGCTTGCCATCGTTCCCACCTCCTCCAGCGCCCTGTGCGTGAAGGTCGGAGAGGAGCTTCCGAACGTAACCCTTCCCACCCTCGAGGGGGAAAGCGTCTCCCTTCACAGCTTTCGCGGGAAGATCGTGATGCTCGCCTTCTGGGCCTCCTGGTGCCCCAGGTGCATGGACGAACTCACCTATCTCCAGGGAATTTCCAAGACGAGCCCCGACATCGTCGTCGTCGGCATCAACCAGGAAAGCCAGAACATCTCCCGGGCGCACAAGGAGCGGATCAAGCGGTCCCTCAAGGAAGGCAAGATCGATTTCACCGTTCTGGTCGACGAGAACCTTGACGCGTGGCGAACCTTCTGCATCAACGCCCTTCCTACCAGCATCATTCTCGACAAGAAAGGCGTCGTCCGCTTTGCCGAGCCCAATTACTACTGGGCGACCCAGGACAAGATCGCCGAGATCATCCAGGCCATCCGGCTCGGAAAATAG
- a CDS encoding TlpA disulfide reductase family protein: MFRFEVNRWATAILLAVCVGISTAAVLPARAEKDVPSPLRSIVTIGEAAPGFTLKDVNGRNVTFRPGSGKPTLLVFWSVFCPLCKELTPATSAIATRSRKSLDVIGVNLDGKRFTNAVKSFLKDNGMKFPVGLDDIRNDLFIASDPYGVEKTPTAVLVEGSGKVYRVYVADKMRDLIKNFDAETAGLKTKGAKGKK; this comes from the coding sequence ATGTTTCGTTTCGAGGTCAACCGTTGGGCGACCGCGATCCTGCTCGCGGTCTGCGTGGGGATCAGCACGGCGGCGGTGCTTCCGGCCCGGGCCGAAAAGGATGTGCCCTCCCCTCTCCGCTCGATCGTCACCATCGGAGAGGCTGCTCCCGGATTCACGCTCAAGGATGTCAACGGCCGGAACGTCACCTTCAGGCCGGGATCGGGCAAGCCGACCCTCCTGGTCTTCTGGTCCGTCTTCTGCCCGCTGTGCAAGGAATTGACGCCGGCCACCAGCGCCATCGCGACTCGAAGCCGGAAATCGCTCGATGTCATCGGGGTCAACCTCGACGGGAAGCGCTTCACGAATGCGGTCAAGTCGTTCCTCAAGGACAACGGGATGAAGTTCCCCGTGGGGCTTGACGATATCCGGAACGACCTGTTCATCGCCTCCGATCCGTATGGCGTCGAGAAGACGCCCACGGCCGTGTTGGTCGAGGGATCAGGAAAGGTCTACAGGGTTTACGTGGCGGACAAGATGAGGGATCTTATCAAGAACTTCGATGCGGAGACCGCCGGCCTAAAAACGAAAGGCGCGAAAGGAAAGAAATAA
- a CDS encoding helix-turn-helix domain-containing protein, with product MTANQPLPELPNILKTHDLAILLDLSPDAVNDMARKGLLKGYKSGNQWRFRRKDVERFLTEQGKMMVPPG from the coding sequence ATGACTGCGAATCAACCCCTTCCCGAATTGCCAAACATTCTCAAGACGCATGACCTCGCCATCCTCCTCGACCTGAGCCCGGACGCCGTCAACGACATGGCCCGGAAAGGGCTGCTCAAGGGGTACAAGAGCGGAAACCAGTGGCGATTCCGGCGGAAGGATGTCGAGAGGTTCCTGACCGAACAAGGGAAGATGATGGTGCCCCCGGGGTGA